One stretch of Chryseobacterium indologenes DNA includes these proteins:
- a CDS encoding ArsR/SmtB family transcription factor gives MGATKTDFFTEEQNRIALIAKALGHPARIAIIEYLLKVNECICGDIVNELPLAQPTVSQHLKELKNAGLIKGNIEGNSICYCIDEKVFEDLNHYFSNIISTVKKQKCC, from the coding sequence ATGGGAGCTACCAAAACAGATTTTTTCACAGAAGAACAGAATAGAATTGCCCTGATCGCAAAAGCATTGGGGCATCCGGCCAGAATTGCTATTATTGAATATTTACTTAAAGTAAATGAATGTATTTGTGGCGATATTGTTAATGAACTGCCTCTTGCACAGCCTACTGTTTCCCAGCATTTGAAAGAATTAAAGAATGCAGGCCTTATCAAAGGGAATATTGAAGGCAATTCTATATGTTACTGTATTGATGAAAAAGTTTTTGAAGATCTGAATCATTATTTCTCAAATATTATTTCCACCGTTAAAAAACAAAAATGTTGCTAG
- a CDS encoding glycosyltransferase family 39 protein translates to MKKNNLILILFIIVKFVLQYTLVSPEYDLQRDEYLHIDQGNHLAWGYLSVPPVSSWISWGIKLLGDSVFWVRFFPALFGALTIVVVWKAIEELKGSLFACILASLGLLFSSLLRLNMLYQPNSLDVLLWTFFFYILIKYVNTEKVSWLYWGGFIFGIGILNKYNIAFLALGFIPAILITKQRRIFTNPHAYGAALLALIVILPNLIWQYNHGFPVVHHMRELSKTQLVNVNRFDFLKSQFLFFIGVTFVIVFGFYALLFSRLFEKFRFFFWGYAMTMALFTFFRAKDYYAIGIYPIYIGFGSVYLEMILKSGWQRFLKPVCILHPLLLFVPIYNLAFPNKSPESIAENPESYKKFGLLRWEDGKDHPLPQDFADMLGWKELAKKVDQQYSRLSKTGNTLVLCDNYGQAGAINYYSTKGIKAVSFNADYINWFDLSKKYRNLIRIKDRPEDELEKTGAIFERSFMADSITNPYAREKGTVIFSFEGAKIDIRKRLEHEIVVVKEKTSK, encoded by the coding sequence ATGAAGAAAAACAATCTCATACTGATCCTTTTTATCATTGTAAAATTTGTTCTTCAATATACTTTAGTAAGCCCCGAATATGACTTGCAACGGGATGAATACTTACATATTGATCAAGGAAATCACCTTGCCTGGGGATATCTTTCTGTTCCTCCTGTAAGCTCCTGGATTTCTTGGGGGATTAAATTATTAGGTGATTCTGTATTTTGGGTTAGGTTTTTTCCTGCGTTATTCGGAGCATTGACAATCGTTGTGGTCTGGAAAGCCATTGAGGAACTAAAAGGAAGTCTATTTGCTTGTATCCTTGCTTCTCTGGGATTGCTGTTTTCCTCTCTGCTTCGTTTGAATATGCTGTATCAGCCCAACTCCTTGGATGTTCTTTTATGGACCTTCTTTTTCTATATCCTGATAAAATATGTCAATACTGAAAAAGTGAGTTGGCTTTACTGGGGAGGTTTTATTTTCGGAATTGGTATTTTAAATAAATACAATATTGCTTTTCTTGCATTAGGATTTATTCCGGCAATCTTAATAACAAAACAAAGAAGAATTTTTACCAATCCTCATGCGTATGGAGCCGCACTTTTAGCTTTAATAGTCATTCTTCCTAATCTCATCTGGCAATATAATCACGGTTTTCCGGTAGTTCACCACATGCGGGAACTTTCCAAAACTCAATTAGTGAATGTGAACAGATTTGATTTTCTGAAATCTCAGTTTTTATTCTTTATTGGAGTTACTTTTGTTATCGTGTTTGGCTTTTATGCCTTATTGTTTTCCAGGCTTTTTGAAAAGTTTCGTTTTTTTTTCTGGGGATATGCCATGACAATGGCACTATTTACATTTTTTAGGGCTAAAGATTATTATGCCATAGGGATTTATCCCATTTATATTGGTTTTGGATCAGTCTATCTTGAGATGATTTTAAAAAGCGGATGGCAGAGATTTCTTAAACCAGTTTGTATTTTGCATCCTTTACTTTTATTTGTACCTATATATAATCTGGCGTTTCCTAATAAAAGTCCGGAATCTATTGCAGAGAACCCTGAATCTTATAAAAAATTCGGACTCTTGCGTTGGGAAGATGGGAAAGATCATCCCTTACCTCAGGACTTTGCTGATATGTTAGGCTGGAAAGAGCTGGCAAAAAAAGTAGATCAGCAATATTCCAGATTATCGAAAACGGGTAATACACTAGTACTTTGCGATAATTACGGGCAGGCTGGAGCCATTAATTATTATTCAACTAAAGGCATAAAAGCTGTTTCTTTCAATGCAGATTATATTAACTGGTTTGATTTAAGTAAAAAATATAGGAATCTCATCAGAATTAAAGATCGCCCTGAAGATGAGCTTGAAAAAACCGGAGCAATTTTTGAGCGCTCATTCATGGCTGATTCTATTACCAATCCGTATGCCAGAGAAAAAGGAACCGTAATTTTCAGTTTTGAAGGCGCTAAAATTGATATTCGGAAAAGACTTGAACATGAAATAGTAGTAGTTAAAGAAAAGACCAGTAAATAA
- a CDS encoding arsenate reductase ArsC — protein MKTKILVLCTGNSCRSQIAEGYLKYFSQNRAEVYSAGIEMHGLNPGAVKTMLEDGIDISGQTSNAIDEYQHINFDYVITVCDHAKENCPFFPAKSQTFHQNFQDPAKASGTAEEISQEFRRVREQIKKYCRQFIEENL, from the coding sequence ATGAAAACGAAAATATTAGTTCTTTGTACTGGAAACAGTTGTAGAAGCCAGATTGCAGAAGGATATTTAAAGTATTTTAGTCAAAATAGAGCCGAAGTGTATAGTGCAGGTATTGAAATGCATGGGCTTAATCCTGGGGCTGTTAAAACCATGCTGGAAGATGGTATTGATATTTCAGGGCAAACTTCAAATGCCATTGATGAGTATCAGCATATCAACTTTGATTATGTAATCACAGTTTGTGACCATGCAAAAGAAAACTGCCCCTTTTTTCCTGCAAAATCACAAACATTTCATCAGAATTTTCAGGATCCAGCCAAAGCATCGGGTACAGCTGAAGAAATCAGTCAGGAATTCAGAAGAGTACGTGAGCAGATAAAAAAATACTGCAGACAGTTTATTGAAGAAAATTTATAA
- a CDS encoding DUF6428 family protein, translated as MKLSEIKNILPKLENVEFQLENGTFVPEHFHVTEVGMVTKNFIDCGGVIRKEEKINFQLWNADDHEHRLKPGKLLHIIQLSEEKLGIGDFDIEVEYQDNTIGKYDLEFNGKNFVLKNTLTACLAEDACGIPPQKQKVSLSELTVSQNSGCTPGAGCC; from the coding sequence ATGAAACTATCGGAAATCAAAAACATCTTACCCAAACTGGAAAATGTAGAATTCCAACTGGAAAACGGAACTTTTGTTCCTGAACATTTTCATGTGACAGAAGTGGGTATGGTTACTAAAAATTTTATTGATTGCGGCGGGGTAATCCGAAAAGAAGAAAAAATAAACTTTCAGCTTTGGAATGCGGATGATCATGAACATCGTCTGAAACCCGGAAAGCTTTTGCATATTATTCAGCTTTCCGAAGAAAAATTAGGGATTGGTGATTTTGACATTGAAGTGGAATATCAGGATAATACCATTGGAAAATATGATTTGGAATTCAATGGTAAAAATTTCGTATTGAAAAATACATTGACAGCTTGTTTAGCTGAAGACGCGTGTGGAATTCCGCCTCAGAAACAAAAGGTAAGTTTAAGTGAATTAACCGTGAGCCAAAATTCAGGTTGTACACCAGGGGCAGGTTGTTGTTAA
- a CDS encoding NAD(P)/FAD-dependent oxidoreductase: MQHKNFDVIIIGGSYAGLSAGMALGRSLRNVLIINEGRPCNRQTPHSHNFITHDGKTPKEIAELAKVDVEKYKTVAFFDGTVTKIIKNSEGFEAEVSSGEQLYAKKIILASGVKDIMPDIPGFADCWGISVIHCPYCHGYEVKNEVTGILSDGDMAYEFSKLVFNLTKELTLFTNGKTQLTNEQIEKLKQNKIGLIEDKIEKIEHENGQIQKVIFTNGNEVSLKALYAKIPFEQNIDISHLGCELTDQGFIKVDFMQKTSTPGVFACGDNVTMMRSVANAVAQGNFAGAMVNKELSEEDF; this comes from the coding sequence ATGCAACATAAAAATTTTGACGTGATCATTATAGGAGGGAGCTATGCCGGACTATCGGCGGGGATGGCTTTAGGGAGATCTTTAAGAAATGTTTTAATAATTAATGAAGGAAGACCTTGTAACAGACAGACTCCTCATTCACACAATTTTATAACCCATGATGGGAAAACTCCTAAGGAAATTGCAGAACTGGCAAAAGTAGATGTGGAGAAATACAAAACGGTAGCGTTCTTCGATGGAACAGTTACAAAAATAATAAAGAATTCAGAAGGGTTTGAGGCTGAGGTGTCTTCCGGAGAGCAATTGTATGCGAAGAAAATTATCCTGGCTTCCGGAGTAAAAGACATAATGCCGGATATTCCCGGATTTGCTGACTGTTGGGGGATTTCCGTTATACACTGTCCGTATTGTCATGGTTATGAAGTAAAGAATGAAGTTACAGGAATTCTCTCTGATGGAGATATGGCGTATGAATTTTCTAAATTGGTCTTTAATCTAACAAAAGAGTTAACCTTATTTACTAATGGAAAAACTCAACTTACTAATGAACAGATTGAAAAACTGAAACAGAATAAAATTGGTCTTATTGAGGATAAAATAGAGAAGATTGAACATGAAAACGGACAGATTCAAAAAGTTATTTTTACCAATGGAAATGAAGTTTCTTTAAAGGCTTTATATGCGAAAATTCCTTTTGAGCAGAATATTGATATTTCACATCTTGGCTGTGAACTGACTGATCAAGGCTTTATCAAAGTAGATTTTATGCAGAAAACATCAACTCCAGGAGTGTTTGCCTGTGGTGATAATGTAACCATGATGAGATCTGTAGCGAATGCTGTAGCACAAGGGAATTTTGCAGGAGCAATGGTTAATAAGGAACTTTCGGAAGAAGATTTTTAA